The following are from one region of the Candidatus Woesearchaeota archaeon genome:
- a CDS encoding pyrimidine dimer DNA glycosylase/endonuclease V, with translation MVRVNIIRPSHLADQHLVAEYAEILMIFTYAKKHPDIEGIPKKYCLGTGHIKFFKNKLAYLKQRHEALKKEMRKRGFTPQFSVSYAGIKKGLIKNWKPTAADKRIIKQRLIWKLKKKKGFYKYYGKNKATAFFLQMIKTA, from the coding sequence ATGGTCCGCGTCAACATCATCCGCCCAAGCCATCTTGCTGACCAGCATCTTGTTGCGGAGTACGCCGAGATTTTGATGATTTTCACGTATGCAAAAAAGCATCCGGACATTGAAGGGATTCCAAAAAAATACTGTCTCGGCACAGGCCACATCAAGTTCTTCAAGAACAAGCTTGCTTATTTGAAACAACGGCACGAGGCGCTGAAGAAAGAGATGCGCAAACGCGGATTCACTCCTCAATTTTCTGTTTCCTATGCTGGCATCAAAAAAGGCCTTATCAAAAACTGGAAACCAACAGCGGCAGACAAGCGAATCATCAAGCAGCGGCTTATCTGGAAACTGAAAAAGAAAAAAGGATTCTACAAATACTACGGCAAAAACAAGGCGACCGCCTTTTTCTTACAGATGATAAAGACTGCATGA
- a CDS encoding V-type ATP synthase subunit D, translating to MTMADIKPTRSELIKLKIRIKLAKSGHKLLKKKRDGLILDFFEILKKAKTLRQELAQEYRAALEKINIARTLETDLKITSLAMAIKNNPQITVETKNIMGVVVPKIGAAHRTTTLLERGYGFMDSTSSIDEATTSYERVVAKVIQAAETETAMKKILAEIEKTKRRVNALEFSVIPSMEKSGKFIKLRLEEMERENVFRLKRIKK from the coding sequence ATAACAATGGCCGACATCAAGCCCACGCGGAGTGAGCTCATCAAGCTCAAGATAAGGATTAAACTGGCAAAGTCAGGCCACAAGCTGCTGAAAAAAAAGCGTGACGGCCTGATTCTTGACTTCTTTGAGATACTCAAAAAAGCAAAAACCCTCCGGCAGGAACTCGCGCAAGAATACCGCGCAGCGCTCGAAAAAATAAACATCGCGCGCACGCTGGAAACTGACTTGAAGATTACGTCGCTTGCGATGGCCATCAAGAACAACCCGCAGATTACGGTTGAGACAAAAAATATCATGGGCGTTGTGGTCCCAAAAATTGGGGCTGCCCACCGCACCACCACGCTGCTTGAGCGCGGCTATGGTTTTATGGACAGCACCTCTTCTATTGATGAGGCAACAACGTCGTATGAACGGGTTGTTGCAAAAGTTATTCAGGCAGCAGAGACCGAGACCGCGATGAAAAAAATTCTGGCTGAAATTGAGAAGACGAAACGCCGCGTTAATGCGCTTGAATTTTCAGTGATTCCCAGCATGGAAAAGAGCGGAAAGTTCATTAAATTGCGGCTGGAAGAGATGGAGAGAGAAAACGTCTTCCGACTTAAACGGATAAAGAAATAG
- a CDS encoding radical SAM protein: protein MQTLIAENEIIGEDFSEVVELLPRAQKIFAQRFPAITNFERAIFFSWGCTIGDCQFCYMSAQPTWKKPSETKRSRESIFAEVILAKQLGWDIGFFTGGIGVFTPNEIEDMLKVMSEIAGEKIWLSVGPVPKPLLLKYLPYLKGIVGSTETINPELHKKVCPSKPLEPYEKMFSAAQEMDIRRAMTFIVGMGEKKSDLSLLVAFIKKYDISKIHLYGLIPTKGTAMEHYPVPSADQQAWWIAQLRIACPTLDIQCGIWEDRTERISYLLQAGANSISKFQAIKFFGTSIAQEIEAQAHNAGREFKGTLTKLPDIDWENEVKRLSVDEALKKGIQEKLSQYLRQIEKSEKKRKK from the coding sequence ATGCAGACGTTAATTGCTGAAAACGAAATCATCGGAGAGGATTTCAGCGAGGTTGTAGAATTACTTCCGCGCGCACAAAAAATATTCGCCCAGCGTTTTCCGGCTATCACTAATTTCGAGCGCGCGATTTTCTTCAGCTGGGGCTGCACTATTGGCGACTGCCAGTTCTGTTATATGAGTGCCCAGCCAACGTGGAAGAAACCATCTGAAACAAAACGAAGCAGGGAGTCTATTTTTGCTGAAGTGATTCTTGCCAAGCAGCTCGGCTGGGACATCGGCTTTTTTACTGGCGGCATTGGCGTGTTTACACCGAATGAGATTGAGGACATGCTCAAGGTGATGAGCGAAATTGCTGGCGAAAAAATCTGGCTCTCCGTCGGCCCGGTGCCCAAGCCACTTCTTCTCAAATATCTGCCGTATCTCAAGGGAATTGTCGGCTCAACTGAAACAATAAATCCGGAGCTTCACAAAAAAGTATGCCCCTCAAAGCCGCTCGAACCGTATGAGAAAATGTTTTCTGCTGCTCAAGAGATGGACATCCGGCGCGCTATGACTTTTATCGTCGGCATGGGTGAGAAAAAGAGCGACCTTTCACTGTTGGTTGCGTTTATCAAAAAATATGACATCAGCAAAATCCACCTCTACGGCCTTATTCCCACCAAAGGCACGGCCATGGAACACTATCCTGTGCCGAGCGCCGACCAGCAGGCATGGTGGATTGCGCAGCTGCGCATCGCATGCCCAACGCTGGACATCCAATGCGGCATTTGGGAAGACCGCACCGAGCGAATTTCTTATTTGCTCCAAGCAGGCGCCAATTCAATTTCCAAGTTTCAGGCGATAAAATTCTTCGGCACGTCGATTGCGCAGGAGATTGAAGCGCAGGCACACAACGCAGGGCGGGAATTTAAGGGAACGCTGACGAAACTGCCTGATATTGACTGGGAGAATGAAGTGAAACGGCTGTCAGTTGATGAAGCGTTAAAAAAGGGCATACAAGAAAAACTGAGCCAGTATCTGCGTCAGATTGAAAAGAGTGAAAAAAAGAGAAAGAAATAA
- a CDS encoding DMT family transporter yields MRERVLHQSAVLTTMLCLSFIGIFVKLINGGVPGMTVGFLRTAIGFVFLLSFVPWIDASCFHNFKKEMKHYACIGLLMAIGFTLTIFALNYAPVSNVVLVMTTNVIFVSLLASHFLHEKLSGREKGALALGLVGVVVMNPFQGGYIVGNVLALLVAITGALLVVFMRAEEKNHTAGASMWFLFFAMLFLSPAPFIWGWGNLPQNWFWLLMLGVLCTGLAYLLLSYGIQKVKADDVSIISMLTQPIFSITLAYFLLGEVPTGRMLLGGGVLIIAGIILEMKRMPPPNIMVHSD; encoded by the coding sequence ATGCGTGAGCGCGTACTGCACCAGAGTGCGGTCTTGACAACCATGCTCTGTTTGAGCTTTATCGGCATCTTTGTCAAGCTCATCAACGGTGGCGTACCGGGCATGACCGTTGGCTTTTTGCGCACGGCAATCGGATTTGTCTTTCTGCTTTCGTTCGTGCCATGGATTGACGCTTCCTGTTTTCATAATTTCAAAAAAGAGATGAAGCACTACGCCTGCATCGGCCTGCTGATGGCAATCGGCTTTACGCTCACTATTTTTGCATTGAATTACGCGCCGGTTTCTAATGTGGTGCTGGTTATGACGACGAATGTTATTTTTGTCTCCCTGCTTGCCTCGCATTTTTTGCATGAGAAGCTCTCGGGCCGCGAAAAAGGGGCGTTGGCGCTTGGCCTTGTGGGTGTGGTGGTCATGAATCCGTTTCAGGGCGGCTATATTGTGGGAAATGTGCTTGCGCTGTTGGTTGCCATTACCGGCGCGCTCCTCGTGGTGTTTATGCGTGCGGAAGAGAAAAACCACACCGCAGGAGCCAGCATGTGGTTCCTGTTTTTTGCCATGCTTTTTTTGTCGCCGGCGCCATTTATCTGGGGCTGGGGAAACCTCCCACAGAATTGGTTCTGGCTGCTCATGCTCGGCGTCTTATGCACTGGACTTGCGTACCTGCTGTTGAGTTATGGAATTCAAAAAGTAAAGGCAGATGATGTATCAATTATCAGTATGCTCACCCAGCCGATTTTTTCGATTACGCTTGCCTATTTTTTGCTGGGCGAAGTGCCAACGGGCAGGATGCTCCTTGGTGGAGGAGTGCTGATTATTGCCGGAATTATTCTTGAGATGAAAAGAATGCCGCCGCCAAACATCATGGTGCACAGCGATTGA
- a CDS encoding glycosyltransferase family 4 protein produces MEKTKKKIVIVTDNFAPKKDGVTRFLEMVVQELGHRYEIVILAPSYSSNAYEEQFHGARVIRFPSSRFFRLGGYGAVLARPGRIAPHIKDADIVWLNSMSPFAIAALRAAHRCHKPVVAYKHSVEWELVSHMMVRSSAFTKKIISSIVAHMVRYFYNQCDLIMVSSRNVAKTLEEHKITARKVIVPLGVECDKFMPPLSKATAKQKIDIPPRKIVIGYCGRISKEKDIPTLAKAFAGLQQKHLNLFLLIVGDGTRTDVTNYVKRDFRITGFVDDVVPCLQAMDIFVIPSQTETSSLATLEAMGCGVPPVATPVGHIVEYIEHNFNGMLFPRENIDVLEARLERLITRPEIREQLGKLARKTITTRYSWEKTIVQIDRVLSRY; encoded by the coding sequence ATGGAAAAAACAAAGAAAAAAATCGTCATTGTAACAGACAACTTTGCGCCCAAGAAAGACGGCGTCACCCGCTTTTTGGAAATGGTGGTGCAGGAACTTGGCCACCGGTACGAGATTGTTATTCTGGCGCCGTCATATAGCAGTAACGCGTACGAAGAACAGTTTCACGGCGCGAGAGTCATTCGTTTTCCTTCGTCGCGCTTTTTCCGGCTGGGAGGGTATGGTGCAGTACTGGCGCGGCCCGGGCGAATTGCACCGCATATCAAGGACGCCGACATTGTCTGGCTCAACAGCATGTCACCCTTTGCCATTGCTGCACTCCGCGCAGCACACCGGTGCCACAAGCCAGTCGTTGCATACAAGCACTCGGTTGAATGGGAACTCGTCTCGCACATGATGGTGCGGTCGTCAGCATTCACCAAAAAAATAATTTCTTCAATCGTGGCGCACATGGTTAGGTATTTTTACAACCAGTGCGACCTGATTATGGTATCGTCGAGAAACGTGGCAAAAACACTCGAGGAACACAAAATCACCGCACGAAAAGTGATTGTGCCGCTCGGTGTGGAGTGTGACAAGTTCATGCCGCCGCTGTCCAAAGCAACGGCAAAACAAAAGATTGACATTCCGCCACGAAAAATAGTCATCGGCTACTGCGGCAGAATCAGCAAGGAAAAAGACATTCCAACCTTGGCAAAGGCGTTTGCCGGACTGCAGCAGAAGCACCTGAATTTGTTTTTGCTGATTGTTGGTGATGGAACGAGAACTGATGTTACTAACTATGTAAAGAGGGATTTCCGTATCACCGGCTTTGTTGATGACGTCGTACCCTGCTTGCAAGCAATGGATATTTTTGTGATTCCCTCGCAAACTGAGACATCATCCCTTGCCACGCTTGAGGCAATGGGCTGCGGCGTGCCGCCGGTTGCAACGCCCGTTGGCCACATTGTTGAGTATATCGAACACAACTTTAACGGCATGCTATTCCCACGTGAAAATATTGATGTGCTTGAAGCGCGGCTTGAGCGGCTTATTACCCGCCCGGAAATTCGCGAGCAGCTCGGCAAGCTGGCGCGGAAGACGATTACCACGCGGTATAGCTGGGAGAAGACGATTGTCCAGATTGATCGGGTGTTGAGCAGGTATTAA
- a CDS encoding V-type ATP synthase subunit B gives MKEYKTITRIAGPLIFVEKTDPVGYNDLVQITMPNGDVKNGQVLDTSDEIAVVQVFEGTSGIDRESKVKFLGENIKLSVSKDMLGRILNGAAKPIDGGPEIIPEKRLDITGAAINPYARGSPSDFIQTGISTIDAMNTLVRGQKLPLFSGSGLPHNEIALQIARQAKVVGQESNFVVVFAAMGITNEEAQYFIKDFEETGALQRSVVFLNLADDPAVERLVTPRMALTAAEYFAYEKDMHVLVILTDMTNYCESLREIGSAREEVPGRRGYPGYMYTDLAMLYERAGMIRGRKGSVTQIPILTMVGDDITHPIPDLTGYITEGQIVLSRELHRKNNYPPVDVLPSLSRLMNLGIGEGKGKTREDHKQVSDQMYANYAEGRDLRGLVAIVGEEALSDRDKKLLRFAEDFESQFVKQSRNEDRTIAQTLNLGWKLLGRFEKRELTRISPALKEKYHKETKEEK, from the coding sequence ATGAAAGAATACAAAACAATCACTCGTATTGCAGGGCCGCTGATTTTCGTCGAAAAAACCGACCCGGTCGGCTACAACGACCTTGTCCAGATTACCATGCCAAATGGCGACGTGAAAAACGGCCAAGTGCTTGACACCAGCGACGAGATTGCCGTCGTGCAGGTGTTTGAAGGCACGAGCGGCATTGACCGCGAAAGCAAAGTCAAATTTTTGGGCGAAAACATCAAGCTGTCGGTTTCCAAGGATATGCTTGGCAGAATCCTCAACGGCGCCGCAAAGCCGATTGACGGCGGGCCGGAAATCATTCCGGAAAAGAGATTGGACATTACCGGCGCGGCAATTAATCCGTACGCGCGCGGCAGCCCGTCAGACTTTATCCAGACCGGCATCTCAACCATTGACGCGATGAACACGCTCGTTCGTGGACAAAAGCTTCCGCTCTTTTCAGGCAGCGGCCTGCCGCACAACGAAATTGCGCTTCAAATCGCACGGCAGGCGAAAGTCGTCGGGCAAGAAAGCAATTTTGTCGTCGTATTTGCCGCCATGGGCATCACGAACGAGGAGGCGCAGTATTTCATCAAGGACTTTGAAGAAACCGGCGCGCTACAGAGAAGCGTCGTGTTCCTCAACCTCGCTGACGACCCGGCAGTTGAAAGACTTGTCACGCCGAGAATGGCGCTGACCGCTGCAGAATATTTCGCGTATGAAAAAGACATGCACGTCCTTGTTATTCTGACGGACATGACGAACTACTGCGAATCACTGCGTGAGATTGGCTCGGCGCGTGAAGAAGTCCCCGGTCGACGGGGATATCCGGGATACATGTACACTGACCTTGCCATGCTCTACGAGCGTGCCGGAATGATTCGCGGGCGAAAAGGCTCGGTTACCCAGATTCCGATTTTGACCATGGTGGGCGACGACATCACTCACCCGATTCCGGATTTGACTGGTTACATAACTGAAGGGCAGATTGTGTTGTCGAGAGAACTCCACCGCAAAAACAATTATCCGCCGGTTGACGTCCTGCCGTCGTTGTCGCGGCTCATGAATTTGGGCATTGGCGAGGGCAAGGGAAAAACGCGCGAAGACCACAAGCAAGTGTCTGACCAGATGTACGCAAACTATGCTGAAGGGCGCGACCTGCGCGGCCTTGTCGCGATTGTCGGCGAGGAAGCACTGTCTGACCGAGATAAGAAACTGCTGCGGTTTGCAGAAGATTTCGAAAGCCAATTTGTCAAGCAGTCACGCAATGAGGATAGAACCATTGCCCAGACGCTGAACCTCGGCTGGAAATTGTTGGGACGCTTTGAGAAGCGCGAGCTCACGAGAATCAGCCCGGCGCTGAAAGAGAAGTACCACAAAGAGACTAAGGAAGAGAAATAA
- a CDS encoding PIG-L deacetylase family protein: MAAKESILVLCAHSDDQVFGVGGTLAKYAEEGKTSNVIVFSFGENSHPWLKKHIIVETRVQETDEAGKILGIQENIFLGLKEGKFKSQLNQEGIEQQMKAYFKRFKPTKIFTHSPDDPHIDHREASAWVIGFCERNKFRGHVYGFNVWTPVTIKTRKLPEMVVDISATFGKKIKALRCFRSQWMAMLSLLWSVYWKAINNGRKHRMKYAEVFYKLR; this comes from the coding sequence ATGGCAGCCAAAGAATCCATCCTCGTGCTCTGCGCCCATTCCGACGACCAAGTCTTCGGCGTTGGCGGCACGCTTGCAAAATATGCTGAAGAGGGAAAAACAAGCAACGTTATTGTTTTTTCATTCGGCGAGAACTCGCACCCATGGCTTAAGAAGCACATCATTGTCGAAACACGGGTGCAGGAAACAGACGAAGCAGGAAAAATTCTGGGCATACAAGAAAATATATTTCTCGGATTGAAAGAAGGAAAATTTAAATCCCAACTCAACCAGGAGGGGATTGAACAACAGATGAAGGCCTATTTCAAAAGGTTTAAACCGACAAAAATTTTCACGCATTCGCCCGACGACCCGCATATTGATCATCGCGAAGCAAGCGCGTGGGTAATCGGTTTTTGCGAACGGAATAAATTTCGCGGGCATGTCTATGGATTTAACGTCTGGACACCGGTAACGATTAAAACCAGAAAACTGCCGGAGATGGTGGTTGACATCAGCGCCACCTTCGGCAAGAAAATTAAGGCGCTTCGCTGTTTCAGAAGCCAGTGGATGGCCATGCTCTCTCTTTTGTGGAGCGTGTACTGGAAGGCAATCAACAATGGCCGGAAACACCGGATGAAATACGCAGAAGTTTTTTACAAGCTTAGATGA
- a CDS encoding YdeI/OmpD-associated family protein, translating into MPNQPSQLNFHPSTRKDWRNWLKKNHTTETKVYLIKYKKHTGKPTVTNKEALEEAICFGWIDTTVKRLDDERYQQCFVRRNSNSRWSRNTQRYAREMIEQRKMTKAGLAAYKHGLTKPTIDHNLPRNPNTPADLTASLQKNKKAEEFFSRIAPSYRRTLIYFVERAKRPETKTKRISIIVAKCADGKKLW; encoded by the coding sequence ATGCCCAACCAACCATCCCAACTCAATTTTCATCCCTCCACCAGAAAAGACTGGAGAAACTGGCTGAAGAAAAACCACACAACTGAAACAAAAGTCTATCTTATCAAATATAAAAAACACACGGGAAAGCCAACGGTCACCAACAAGGAAGCGCTCGAGGAAGCAATCTGTTTTGGCTGGATTGACACAACGGTCAAGCGCCTTGATGATGAGCGGTATCAGCAGTGTTTTGTCAGAAGAAACAGCAACAGCAGGTGGAGCCGGAATACGCAGCGCTACGCGCGCGAGATGATAGAACAACGAAAAATGACCAAGGCAGGGCTTGCTGCATACAAACATGGCTTGACCAAGCCGACGATAGACCATAACCTTCCACGAAATCCAAATACGCCGGCTGATTTAACTGCTTCTCTTCAAAAAAACAAAAAAGCCGAAGAATTTTTCAGCAGGATTGCCCCTTCATATCGGCGCACGCTCATCTACTTTGTTGAGCGGGCGAAACGGCCAGAGACAAAAACAAAGCGCATTAGCATTATTGTTGCGAAATGCGCAGATGGGAAAAAATTGTGGTGA
- a CDS encoding DHH family phosphoesterase, translated as MLSQKTLDKFRQELDECQRPLYFFDDDPDGFCAFLLLYRYKREGRGIPVKSSSLNTKFINPIKHYEPDKIFVLDVPVIEQEFLEQMRERKMPVVWLDHHGPAEKEKSSLTRYFNPKNEDMKDTSSTTVNAYGATRNEKDLWIGMVGAVGDWQLPEYAEEFTKQHPELLPAGITQPEVALFKTPLGKLVKRISFMLKGSTTAVHKCIKIMTRIEHPDELMKETTARGKFLMNHAGRIEKQYDELFAQAHEAIKKTKEHVAVFTYEDDRTSFTKELSNEFIFLYPKKVIIIGRRRGDEMKMSMRTAKEDLPSLLPKAFEGIEGYGGGHLHACGACVKIRDFETFLKQFKEAVEKK; from the coding sequence ATGCTCTCACAAAAAACACTGGATAAATTCAGGCAGGAACTCGATGAGTGCCAGCGCCCACTCTACTTCTTTGATGATGATCCAGACGGTTTCTGCGCGTTCCTGCTCCTGTATCGGTACAAGCGCGAAGGCAGGGGCATTCCGGTCAAAAGCTCGAGTTTGAACACCAAGTTCATCAACCCTATCAAGCATTATGAGCCAGACAAGATATTTGTGCTGGATGTGCCGGTCATTGAGCAGGAGTTTCTTGAACAGATGCGGGAACGGAAAATGCCGGTCGTATGGCTGGACCATCATGGGCCGGCGGAAAAAGAAAAGAGCAGTTTGACACGCTATTTCAATCCAAAAAATGAAGACATGAAAGATACGAGCTCAACAACGGTGAATGCGTACGGCGCAACAAGAAACGAGAAGGATTTATGGATTGGTATGGTCGGCGCAGTGGGTGACTGGCAGCTGCCGGAATATGCCGAAGAATTCACCAAACAACACCCTGAACTTTTGCCAGCGGGGATTACCCAGCCAGAAGTGGCATTGTTCAAAACCCCCCTCGGCAAACTGGTGAAGCGAATCTCATTCATGCTGAAAGGCAGCACCACGGCGGTGCACAAGTGCATCAAAATCATGACGCGTATCGAGCATCCGGATGAATTGATGAAAGAGACAACGGCGCGTGGAAAATTTCTGATGAACCACGCCGGAAGAATTGAGAAACAATACGACGAGTTGTTTGCGCAGGCGCATGAGGCAATCAAAAAAACCAAGGAACATGTTGCTGTCTTTACCTATGAAGATGACCGCACCAGCTTCACGAAAGAGCTGTCAAATGAGTTTATCTTTTTGTATCCAAAAAAGGTTATCATCATTGGCCGCCGGCGCGGCGATGAGATGAAAATGAGCATGCGCACAGCCAAAGAAGACCTTCCGTCACTCCTGCCGAAGGCATTCGAAGGGATTGAGGGATATGGCGGCGGCCACCTGCACGCCTGCGGCGCCTGCGTCAAGATACGCGATTTTGAAACATTCCTGAAACAATTTAAAGAAGCAGTTGAGAAAAAGTAG
- a CDS encoding peptidylprolyl isomerase: MKSGETMKQIHASHILVKTEQEAQALLYDVTHGKTFEEVAKEKSMCPSGKKGGDLGWFGKGQMVPEFENAAFTLKTGEISKPVKTQFGWHLIRVTEAR, translated from the coding sequence ATAAAGTCAGGTGAAACAATGAAACAAATCCACGCATCGCACATTTTAGTGAAAACAGAACAAGAGGCGCAAGCGCTTCTGTATGACGTTACGCACGGCAAGACGTTTGAAGAGGTTGCCAAGGAAAAATCTATGTGCCCGTCAGGAAAAAAGGGCGGCGACCTCGGCTGGTTTGGCAAAGGCCAAATGGTGCCGGAGTTTGAAAACGCCGCGTTCACGCTCAAAACAGGTGAGATTTCAAAGCCTGTAAAGACACAGTTCGGCTGGCACCTTATACGAGTGACTGAAGCACGATGA